GTCCAATGTACGCTTTCTAGCCCATATAATATAGCATTTGCTCAGAGCCTAATTGAATCGAAGAGATCTTATAAGGAAAAAAGGACCGTCGTAGCAAATACAATAATTATCGAAGAAGCCAAAAAGGAAAAGGAAAAGGCTTCTGAAATACTTCAGAAGAGGCTTGCCAGGGGCGAGATTAGTCTTGAGGAATTCCACCAGAAGATTCAGCGGACTTGATAAAAAATCGATCCATTAAATCTATACGTAAGCGGTTTTTATGGGGTGGGGGAGAATATTTATACCGACGTAAGCGAATAAGCTTGCTGGGGGGCACTAGGGAACCGTATAATGCCTATTGCTTGCGGGTGGTGCTTTGCTAGCCGTCGTTGATCCAGCGACGACCTTTAGGACTCTTTGCTTTATGCTCAGCTTATCATGGTCAAGGAAGCAGTCATGCTGATGCAGAAGGGTAGATTCACTCCCCCGCAAGCACTTTTAATATCGAAAACATTAAGTGAAAATAAGCCACAAATTAAATAGCCCACCCCAAGATTTGGCCAAGTCATTCTCGGCTCTAAAAGATGGGCGCGATGTCGCTAAACTCCTTGAAGTCGAGTATGCCCACTTGGTCTATCATTTGTACAAAATTCCACAAGAGGCTCGTTATTCTCAATTCAAAGTCAAAAAACGTGGCACGAATGAATTTCGCACGATCTCAATTCCGAATGGTTCACTTAAAATAATCCAAACAAAACTCGTTCAAGTGCTTGAAGCCGTATATTTTCCAAGAATCGCAGTACATGGGTTCATAAAGGGCAAAAGCATATTATCCAACGCCAGGATTCATGCCAACCAAAAATGGGTATTCAATGCTGATCTTGAAGGATTTTTCCCTTCAATTAACTTCGGGCGAGTCCGTGGTTTGTTTATTGCTAAGCCTTACGTGTTACCAGATAACGTTGCAACCGTCCTTGCCCAAATATGTTGCTACAACAACGAACTACCTCAAGGAGCACCCACATCTCCCATTCTTTCGAATATGGTTTGTGCAAAATTAGATAGCGAACTCCGAATTCTTGCGCAACATTCACGTTGTAATTACACACGATACGCAGATGATCTTACTTTTTCTACATCTTCGCCCAAATTTCCTCCTCAAATCGCATCGATAGATGGAGATTCACAAAATACCATCATAGAACTCGGTGAACAATTACGAACAATAATTGGAAATAATGGATTTTGCGTTAATGCCCAAAAAACACGACTTCAAACAAAAACCCACAGGCAAGAAGTCACTGGTTTAGTTACGAATCAATTCCCGAATGTGAGTAGACAATTTATTCGCCAAGTGAGAGCTATGCTCCATGCGTGGGAGAAATTTGGCCTTGAAAAAGCCCAAACTGAATACCTAATGTTATACCGCGATCAACAAAGAAATCCTTTAAAAAATGACCCCAAATACAGGAATGTTTCATTAAAAGATGTCATTTTGGGGAAAATCGGCTTCATCGGTTCCATAAGAGGTAAGACTGACTTCATTTATATCAAATTATTGAATAAAGTTATCAGTCTATCTCCCGAACTGGCCAAACAAAAGGATAAAATATCAGCTTTAATGTCTTCAGGCCCAGCCCCATTAATAAGGGTTACAACGGAAGGTCCAACTGATTGGATGCATATTGAAACTGCTTTTAACAACCTCCAATCAAAAGGACTGTTTGCCGGACTCGCCTTCGATTTGGTTCGGTACGAGCACGATATGGGACATTCCAGGCTATTGTCCATCTGTGAAGCATATGCAACATTACCGATCCCTGGAGGACTCTCTCACGTATTTATTTTCGATAGAGATGAACCGCAAATAGTAAACAAAGTCAACGAACATGGCGATGTGCGAAAATGGCCGAATAATGTGTATTCGTTCTCAATTCCAATACCTACCCATAGAACTAAAACACCCGAAATTTGCATCGAATTAAATTAGGTAACTATATACTTGCGTGACCCACTTTTGTATGCTATAATGCGATTATCAAAAGTTAGGGGTCCAAGAAAATGTTACCTCAATTCGATACTCTGGTTGGAATGATCAAGAAATTCCCCGATGAACAATCCTGTATTGACCACCTAACCGAAGTAAAATGGCACGAAAGCCCTTTTTGCCCCTACTGTGGTTCTCATAAGGTTTACCACTTCAAAGATCATCGTACCCATAAATGCGGTGACTGCCGAAAACGGTTCAGCGTTAAAGTGGGGACTATTTTCGAGGACACCAAAATCCCCTTGAAAAAATGGTTCATGGCTATCTACCTGATTACCGCCCACAAAAAGGGTATCTCATCCGTTCAACTTGGTAAGGATATTGGAGTTACCCAAAAGACCGCATGGTTCATCCTTCATCGGTTGCGTGAAGCCGCCAAAACCGAAGCCTTTAATGCTCCGCTCAAGAATTGTGTTGAAGTTGATGAGACTTACATAGGCGGCAAAGAAAAGAACAAACACGCCTGTAAACGGATTGGTGGCACTCAGGGTAGAAGCACCAAAACCAAAACCACTGCCGTTGTTGTCCTTCAAAGAGGCGGCGAACTAAGGGCATTCCAAACACCCGATACCAACCGGACAACACTTCAAAAACTTGTTGCTGAAAATGTCGCTCTTGGTTCTAAGGTCAACACCGATGAATGGGCTGGATACAAAGGACTTGAAACCTTTTATCTCCATAGCAGTGTCAACCACATTGGCGGTCAATACGTGAATGGCGATGCCCATACAAACACAGCCGAAGGTTTCTTTTCACTGCTAAAGCGGGGCATCATCGGTATCTATCATTTCACCAGCAAAAAACATCTACAAAGATACCTCAACGAGTTCACTTTCAGGTATAATCTCCGCAAGGAAAGCAACGGGGCTGGCTTCTTATCCCTCCTCCAACATTGCAACCAGAGACTAACCTATAAAGGACTGATCGCCAATGAAGCGTAATATAACCATTGACCCGCCCCTCAGCCTACCAATGCCGTTCGATGAAGCTATTGAGCGGTTTGCCCGTGTAAACACTAAAGACGTTGAAGCCACAGTGTGTTCCCGTGATGCCGCTCCATTCGTAAAATGGGCTGGTGGTAAACGTGGGATTATTGATCAACTCGTAAACCGGCTCCCTGATAAGTTTGGCGAGTATTATGAGCCATTCGCAGGTGGAGCGGCTTTATTTTTTGAGATAAGCGACAACCTCAAAAAGGCCTACATATCCGACAGCAACCTTGACCTAATGATTACCTATGCCGTGGTCAAAGATATGCCCGATGCCTTAATTAAAAAACTCGAAGATCATGCCAAAAAAGACAGCGAGGAATACTATTACAAGGTTAGGGCACAGCACAACCTGAAAGATGCAGTCGATACAGCGGCAAGGTTCATTTATCTGAATAAGACCTGTTACAACGGGCTTTATCGAGTCAATAAAAAGGGTGAATTCAATGTGCCCCGTGGCCGTTATGCCAATCCCGATGTGGTCAATAAGGAAAACATTCTAGCGGCAAGCCAAGCCTTAAAAAAAGCTGAACTTCGATACAGGGAATTCGACAAGATAACACCTAAATCAGGCGATCTGGTTTATTTCGATCCGCCGTATCATCCCACAGATACAGCATCGTTTACCCAATACACAAAGCTAGATTTTTCGGAAAAAGATCAGCAACGTCTCGCCAACTTTGCATTGGAACTTCACCGACAGGGCGTTTACGTTATGCTTTCCAATTCGGATACGCCTTATATCCGCAACCTGTACAACAACACAGCTTGGAATCTAAGTGTAGTTTCTGCACCACGTCTGGTAAACTGTAAAGCCGAAGGCCGGGTGGCCGTCAAAGAATTGTTGGTGAGAAATTATGCCGGAAATGATCCAGGGCGGGACACAGGCTAACTACACAGGGACAGTACTAGAAAAGTTCGTTGCCTCTCGTTTGGATGAACGGGGATATACCTACGTCCCCTCTGTCCGATTTTTTGCCGCTCGTGCTTTGAAGCAGCCAATCTATACTAGACGCTGTGAAATCGGCAAGAACATCTACAACCTTAAACAGATTTGTGACTTTGTGGTGTACCATCCTGAAAAATGGCCAGATAACCTCATCATCGAATGCAAATGGCAACAAAGTGGCGGATCGGTCGATGAAAAGTTCCCTTATCTAGTTTTGAATATCAATATGAAATACGAAACTCCAACCATCATCCTATTGGATGGAGCCGGTTTCAGGCGTGGAGCTGGTGCTTGGCTTAGACAGCAAGCGGGTAACGGCAACCTAAAACAAGTTCTCGATATGTCTCAGTTTACAACTTGGGTAAACAAAGGCAATTTGTAGGGTCAAACACGTATATAGTTACCTTAAATTATTCCGACGCTGAAATCCAACGAATCGATTCCTCGGGGAGAAGGTTGTTTATCAACACGGAGTTTGATCATGATAGTCAGATGCACAATTCCCTTGACCTTTCATGTACTGATCGGAGCAAATTTCCCCGAAGTAAGGCGATTCGAATAATAGATGACAATGTGTTTGACCGCGCAAAACACAACGTGGCTTTAACAAAAAGAAAATTCGCCGAATACGTAACAACCGGTGAACCTAATTTTAATGATTTTGACTTTCTCCCATTTAAAGGAATATTTGATAACCTTAAAAGAATTATGGACAAAACAATCTAACTAATCTTCTCGATGTAAGATTTGAAAAAAGCGATGGGTGGAGGCGGACCAAAGAATGTTACCTATGCAATTTTCTGTCTAACGTGAACCATAATAAGAATATATGACCATCCATAACGCCACCGTTTTTTGTGACGAATCAGGGAACACCGGTGCCAATCTACTTGATCGGGATCAGCCGCTATTTGTCGTCGGAGGCTGGTTGGTAAATGATAACTGTCATGAAATGGCGGAGGGTTTGGTAGAAGAGGCGCATAAACTGTTGCACCCACCCGACGGCGAACTTCACGGGGTTCGTCTTTTGCATACTAGCCGCGGCATCATGGGAATGCGTCAGCTAATCAGAGCGTTATTGATGGTCTACTGTGCCCCCATCTGCCAGATTATCGAAAAACGTTTTTTACTCGCAGTAACACTTTATGAATTCTATCTCGATGTTCGTTTCAATAAAAATACGCCAACTTCTATAGATAATGATTGGGAACAAAAACACGTTTTTGGGGAGGCGGTATACCGGCTACCGGACGATCTTCTAACCCAATTTGCCCAAACGCACTCTTCGTTAGACAAACAACTTGTGTTAGAAACTCTTCGGGACATAACTAGAGCTTTAACGCTCCAAAGTGACGACGATTTAGCAAGTCTATTGATAGGGTCAATCCCTTATATCGATGACATCATCGATTATCACAAATTCGGTAGAACCCATTTTGATTCAATTACTCTGAACGCACCAAATGTAGCTTCATTCCACATGTTTTTTCATAGCTTAGAACAAATAGGGCGTGAAGCTGAAATTCCCCGCTTAACCTTGATTCACGATGAAAACCCTCAATTCCAGAACACGTTCCAAAAAGTGTTCGAGCATTTTAGAGATGACCCCCGGGATGATTCTTATCGTGAAGGACCATGGAGTCAGGTATTTCTCGGGTTTAGGTCATTAAAAGACCTCAGATTCGCAAATTCTAAGAACGAACCTCTTTTACAAGCGGCCGATATTTTCACTTGTATGCTGCATAAATACGCTGTTAACATTTACAAAGGAATTCCCAACTCGCCAACATTAACCGAAGTAGCTGGCATGTTTCTCAAAGAACCACCGGAATGTCCGGCGATAGTCCGCATAATAACGTCGGATCAATTTTGCACTAAGTTAAAAACCTTCAAATAGTTCTTATCTGGATGTGTCCTAACGGAAACATTCAGGTTCATTCTGAATTCTGTTTTATACGCTCGAGCCAACATTGCTATCAAAAACCAAGACCGAGAGGTCCGTGTCCCAATAATTGATTGGTTTATCTGGGAAAGATAGAATGGCAGATATCAAAAGGTCAATCGAGGTAAGAATGAGCATCGCCGGATTCGTTATCGGTATCCTTGCTTTCCTGGGTTTCCTGGTCGGCCTGATCCCTTTCCTGGGTTGGACCAACTGGGTGAATATCCCTTTCGCAATACTCGGCTTCATCCTGAGTTTAGTCGGGGTAACCAGGGGGCCGAATAAGGGTCTAGGGATTGCGGGTTTAACACTCTGCGCTATCGCGATCGTCGTCGGGGCTTTGAGGCTGGGGGCGGGGGGAGGGATTATTTAGGTTGTAAACCATAGGAGGGAATCAATGAAGATCCTCATCCTGGGCGGTTATGGGATGACGGGCAGGCTTCTCGCCCGCTACCTGCTGGAACAAACTGAATGCGAGGTGGTGATTGCCGGCCGCCACCTCGACAAAGCACTTTCGTATGCACAGGAGCTAAACTCCAAATTCGAGGGCAACCGCGCATCCGCGGGACGAATCGACGCTTCTTCAAAAAATGACCTCGTCGAAGGTCTGAGAGGTGTTGACATGCTGGTTGCCGCTGCGCCGACAACCAATTATGCCGAGGTGGTAATCCGCGCCGCTATCGAATCCAAAGTGGACTACCTGGATATCCAGCTTGATTCAAAAAAATTCGACCTTTTAATGAGGCTCGACAATGAGATTAAAGAAGCCGGGCTCTGCTTTATTACCGAAGCCGGATTTCACCCCGGTCTGCCGAGCGCCATGGTCCGTTACGCTGCGGCCAACCTTGACCGGCTGGATAGCGCCGTAGTCGGGTGCTATCTGAATATGGGGCGGAGTTTGCCATATTCGGAAGCCGTCGACGAGTTGATGGAGGTTTTCCAGCATTACCAGGCCCAGGTATTCAAAAACGGCCAATGGACAAAAAGGAGTTCGTACGATACCCGGAAGATCGATTTCGGCGGGGAGATCGGCAGGAGAACCTGTTTTTCGATGTTCTTCGAGGAAATCCGCAACCTGCCAGCTACATACCCGACTCTGAAGGATATTGGCGTTTATATCTCCAGTTCCCACTGGTTTGTCGATTGGATCATCACACCGGTGGTGATGGCGGGATTGAAGGTGGCTCCGCGGCGAGGACTGCGCCCAATGGGGAAGTTGATGTGGTGGGGCATGCAGACTTTCCCCACGCCACCGTATCTGGTGATGCTGCAGGCGGAGGCGGCGGGAACAAAGGGCGAAAAACCAGCTACATTCAAAGCGAAAATCTCCCATGCCGATGGATATGAGCTCACAGCGATCCCCGTAGTTGCCTGCCTGAAGCAGTACCTCGATGGGTCAATCCGACGTCCTGGAGTGTGGATGATGGGGCAACTCGCCGAGCCCACACGGCTCTTTGATGATGTTAAAACGATGGGTGTCATCGTTTCAAGCACCATGAATTAGAACTGGCAGCCGGCTCCATGATGAGTATCAGGCGGAGCGATTATCCAGGTCGGAAAAAGCGGGTGGGCTGCTATTCAAAGACTTGAAAAAACCGAGTGGGCTTTTCAAGATCGAAGAACTTCTTCAATGCGGGATACGAAGTTCAATGTCCCTTCTTCAATTTGTTTTTTAAGGGAACCCAGGTTATCGAAGTCCGGATGTGGAGCAACGTTGTATATCAGGATAGCGTCGATACCTTTTCCCGGGGTCACGACCCGATATTCCCCCCAATCTCTTCCCTTGAGCAATTCCCAGTATTTCGCCTGAACCTGCCGGTTGGCTGCGGCAAGCCAAACTTCAAAACTGGCGGTGCTGTGGATGAAAACTACAGCGATCTTGAGTTGCCGGGTTTTCAGCGACGGCGGGACGAGCGCAAAATAGGTCATATCCAGGTACCCCGGATATAAGCCCGAGGAAACACCCAATTGAGGACAGTTTCTGTTGAATTGTGCTTTCAAATCATTCATGAATTCCATCAAGCCACGGTAGACTCGCTGGATACCACCCTTAGCAAGTTGCTCCCGATAGTCAGCGACATAATCTGAAAACGTTGTCATCTCATCTCCTGAAGGCAATTCCGCAGTGGGCTAAATTATAGCACCGGAAGAACAGATTGCGGGCGACTGTTCCAACATAGCGGGCGACCCACTGGGTCGCCCCTACCGAAATTTCTTGGATTGGTGCCGGGGAGGACGATTGCCACGTTTCGTGAGATTTACCATATAATCTAGAAGAGTATTATTATCGGACTTTCGGGGTACAAATATGGAAATTTCGCCAGAAGAACGAAGGAAAATATACGAGGAAGAAAAGGCCAGGATTGAAAGGGAATCGCAGACGTCGGTAAAACCGACAGACTCTTCCCAGAAAACAAGCACGGGGCTTTCACCGAATATCGAGGCATTTCTGTGCTACCTAGGTATGTGGGTTACCGGCGTCATTTTTCTCATCATCGAACAAAAAAACGCCAAAGTCCGTTTCCACGCCACCCAATCCATCCTGATCTTCGGTCCGCTCTCAGTTGCAGGATGGATCCTCGGCTGGATCCCGGTCTCAGGCGGGGTCATTTCATTTATCGTGTCTATCGTGGCTCTTGTGCTCTGGATAGTCTTAATGGTCAAAACTTACCGGGGCGAAGAGTTTGAAATACCCGTAGTCAGCAACCTGGCCAGACAATTGACGGGAATATCCGGTACTTCAACTTCTCTAAGCAACAGCGCTCAAACCGCAAGCGCGGAAAATGCTTCAAAGCCGGCAACGGACTCCCAGAAGTATGTGCCGGGGAGCCGGGCGGGGAGGCTCGTTGGTTCCAGCATTTCAATCGCATGGTGCTCGGCATTGCTGATATTCATGAATTTCTACCACCAGTACATTGCTATTTACCACGGAAGTACTTCGAACGGCGTCACGATATGGACCAGGGATCCAATTCTGAACCAGGATTTTCACCAATGGTTGCCGATACTTAATGTCGCGCTGTTTGTGGGTATAGCAGGAAATATCATGACCATTATTTGGGATAAATACCTGCTCCGGGAACCTGTCAAGATGGTTATCGACATTTTTTCCCTCGCCGCGATCATCAGCCTGATAAACATTTTCCCATTCGATTTCAGTTCGTTCCCGGACGCCATTTCAATCGATGCCACGCGGGTCGGAGTGAGAGTGGTATTGATATTAGCGGCGGTCGGCACGGGAATCGGCATACTGGTCCGATTCATTAAATTTGTCGCAAATCTTTCCACGGGCAAAACAAGTTATCATCCGTGAAGACCTGTGTTTTTCCATGAAACCTTTTGCTTCTTGAGGGTCGCTGTGACTTTATCCAGGTGGGTGAAGCGGAAGGAAAAATGGGCTTCGAGCCGGGATAAATGGTCGCTACCGAAGAACTCCCGGCTGAGGTAGGCGGCGCCGATCATCAATTGGGCGACGCTCATGCGGATGACTTGTTTCAAGGGATCGATACCGGGCGCCGAGAACGCATCGAGATCGTCCATCACCTTCCTCCCGAAGGCGATAGCCCGGTTGGCGAGCGATTCCAGGGCCCGGGAATCTTTCGCTGCCAGGCAAAATAAAGTGACGTTGCCGCCCTTGAGGTCTGGCTTCAGGTCTTGAAGATCATCGACCAGTTGTAGAAAAATGCCCAGCCCGAAAATGAATCTAACCTGCTGCGGAGTGAGCCTGTTCTCAGCGATGAGATAAGCATCCGCAAGCACCGAAGAGCCGCCCTTTTCGAGGGTTATTGCCAGTACATCATCCCTAACAGGCTGTTTTATGCCTTCCAAATCCAAGCTTTTGGATTGGGCGCGGTGAATGGCTAACAGGCTGTCATAAACCTGGGGCATAAGCTCGCGGTCTTTTTCAGACTCGATCGTCGCCACCAGCGAAAATATCTGTTTTTCGTGCCGGTTGGCCGGGGCGACAATTTCTCCGGCAAGCCGGCGTCCGAAGCGACCGTTGAATTCCCGTTTGGTTGCCGCCGGGATCCTGGGGTTGTCGAGGTAGTTATCGGAATAGGGATACAGCATGCTGTAAGCAAAAACCGCAGGCGTCAGACGGCACTGTTGACCTAGCATCAATTGCAGAGTGTTCATCACGCCGACGTTCCGGGAGGCTTGAAAGGTCTCAGCATCCGATATAGATCGATGCGTTCGGGCTGTTCGCGCGAACTGGACAAGGGATTGGGGCATACCGCGCTGGAGGAGGATTTCAAGGTGGGCGGGGGTTAAGTCGAATGCGTCCTGGCCAAGCTGGGCTAGACCGATGAGCATGCGGGCTTCAAGAAGGGAGAAACCTTCTGGGGTTGTGAAGGGATGCCGGAATTCCTCCAGAGCCTGGTCCAGGAAACGGTCAAGATGCGATTCTCGAACGGCGTGAACGGCGTCATCAATCGCAGGGCCTAAATCGACGTCTTCTCCCGCCTCCATCCAGATGCGGGTGAAATCGCCCACCAGTTGGGCGATGGGCGGATCGATGACGCTTTTCAATGAATCAATCGCCATTACCTAAAGTATTCTCGATACGCTGAATGTTACCACGACAGCGGGGCGGGGGATAGGGGGAGCCTGTTTAAAAATCCTCCCCTTCAATAGCGGCAGGCAATCGGCCGTTTGCTCTATAGGGTCTTGATAATGCCTAAACATAGTGATACTTTTATAGACAGCAAAGAAGGTGACCAACATGCGGAAAAAGATCGTTTTCCCCATTTGTATAATCGTAGTGCTGATCGCGATTGGAATATTGGCAGTTCCCGTGTTCGCAGATGATTCCCCGATTAAACCGCCTCCCACAACGGACGCACCAAGGGTGAAAGTGCCACCCGTGACAGTCGATGGACCGAGGGTGAAGTTGCCTCCCACTTCGGTTGCGCCCCCAAGAGTGAAATTGTCTCCAACTACTATAGAATCCCCCAGGGTGAAGGTACCTTCGGCAACTGTCGAACCACCGAGGGTTAAGCTCCCTCCCCCCAGCGTCCCCTCAAAATAGCAGCTGGTTCGGACTAATAGTCTATGGAATGCCGGGACCAAAAGTCCTGGCATTCCCTTGTTTTCGACGAACCCGTCACAGAAATACGATTGGTGCCGGTTTGGGGGGCGGGGAGTTGCTGCACGGCTTTTTGGCTGAATTGCACAATACGCCCGACAAAAC
This is a stretch of genomic DNA from Dehalogenimonas etheniformans. It encodes these proteins:
- a CDS encoding reverse transcriptase domain-containing protein, which translates into the protein MKISHKLNSPPQDLAKSFSALKDGRDVAKLLEVEYAHLVYHLYKIPQEARYSQFKVKKRGTNEFRTISIPNGSLKIIQTKLVQVLEAVYFPRIAVHGFIKGKSILSNARIHANQKWVFNADLEGFFPSINFGRVRGLFIAKPYVLPDNVATVLAQICCYNNELPQGAPTSPILSNMVCAKLDSELRILAQHSRCNYTRYADDLTFSTSSPKFPPQIASIDGDSQNTIIELGEQLRTIIGNNGFCVNAQKTRLQTKTHRQEVTGLVTNQFPNVSRQFIRQVRAMLHAWEKFGLEKAQTEYLMLYRDQQRNPLKNDPKYRNVSLKDVILGKIGFIGSIRGKTDFIYIKLLNKVISLSPELAKQKDKISALMSSGPAPLIRVTTEGPTDWMHIETAFNNLQSKGLFAGLAFDLVRYEHDMGHSRLLSICEAYATLPIPGGLSHVFIFDRDEPQIVNKVNEHGDVRKWPNNVYSFSIPIPTHRTKTPEICIELN
- a CDS encoding DNA adenine methylase codes for the protein MPFDEAIERFARVNTKDVEATVCSRDAAPFVKWAGGKRGIIDQLVNRLPDKFGEYYEPFAGGAALFFEISDNLKKAYISDSNLDLMITYAVVKDMPDALIKKLEDHAKKDSEEYYYKVRAQHNLKDAVDTAARFIYLNKTCYNGLYRVNKKGEFNVPRGRYANPDVVNKENILAASQALKKAELRYREFDKITPKSGDLVYFDPPYHPTDTASFTQYTKLDFSEKDQQRLANFALELHRQGVYVMLSNSDTPYIRNLYNNTAWNLSVVSAPRLVNCKAEGRVAVKELLVRNYAGNDPGRDTG
- a CDS encoding DUF7000 family protein, with amino-acid sequence MTTFSDYVADYREQLAKGGIQRVYRGLMEFMNDLKAQFNRNCPQLGVSSGLYPGYLDMTYFALVPPSLKTRQLKIAVVFIHSTASFEVWLAAANRQVQAKYWELLKGRDWGEYRVVTPGKGIDAILIYNVAPHPDFDNLGSLKKQIEEGTLNFVSRIEEVLRS
- a CDS encoding saccharopine dehydrogenase family protein, translated to MKILILGGYGMTGRLLARYLLEQTECEVVIAGRHLDKALSYAQELNSKFEGNRASAGRIDASSKNDLVEGLRGVDMLVAAAPTTNYAEVVIRAAIESKVDYLDIQLDSKKFDLLMRLDNEIKEAGLCFITEAGFHPGLPSAMVRYAAANLDRLDSAVVGCYLNMGRSLPYSEAVDELMEVFQHYQAQVFKNGQWTKRSSYDTRKIDFGGEIGRRTCFSMFFEEIRNLPATYPTLKDIGVYISSSHWFVDWIITPVVMAGLKVAPRRGLRPMGKLMWWGMQTFPTPPYLVMLQAEAAGTKGEKPATFKAKISHADGYELTAIPVVACLKQYLDGSIRRPGVWMMGQLAEPTRLFDDVKTMGVIVSSTMN
- a CDS encoding IS1595 family transposase, whose product is MLPQFDTLVGMIKKFPDEQSCIDHLTEVKWHESPFCPYCGSHKVYHFKDHRTHKCGDCRKRFSVKVGTIFEDTKIPLKKWFMAIYLITAHKKGISSVQLGKDIGVTQKTAWFILHRLREAAKTEAFNAPLKNCVEVDETYIGGKEKNKHACKRIGGTQGRSTKTKTTAVVVLQRGGELRAFQTPDTNRTTLQKLVAENVALGSKVNTDEWAGYKGLETFYLHSSVNHIGGQYVNGDAHTNTAEGFFSLLKRGIIGIYHFTSKKHLQRYLNEFTFRYNLRKESNGAGFLSLLQHCNQRLTYKGLIANEA
- a CDS encoding DUF3800 domain-containing protein encodes the protein MTIHNATVFCDESGNTGANLLDRDQPLFVVGGWLVNDNCHEMAEGLVEEAHKLLHPPDGELHGVRLLHTSRGIMGMRQLIRALLMVYCAPICQIIEKRFLLAVTLYEFYLDVRFNKNTPTSIDNDWEQKHVFGEAVYRLPDDLLTQFAQTHSSLDKQLVLETLRDITRALTLQSDDDLASLLIGSIPYIDDIIDYHKFGRTHFDSITLNAPNVASFHMFFHSLEQIGREAEIPRLTLIHDENPQFQNTFQKVFEHFRDDPRDDSYREGPWSQVFLGFRSLKDLRFANSKNEPLLQAADIFTCMLHKYAVNIYKGIPNSPTLTEVAGMFLKEPPECPAIVRIITSDQFCTKLKTFK
- a CDS encoding PD-(D/E)XK nuclease superfamily protein; translated protein: MPEMIQGGTQANYTGTVLEKFVASRLDERGYTYVPSVRFFAARALKQPIYTRRCEIGKNIYNLKQICDFVVYHPEKWPDNLIIECKWQQSGGSVDEKFPYLVLNINMKYETPTIILLDGAGFRRGAGAWLRQQAGNGNLKQVLDMSQFTTWVNKGNL
- a CDS encoding DUF4870 domain-containing protein, with the translated sequence MEISPEERRKIYEEEKARIERESQTSVKPTDSSQKTSTGLSPNIEAFLCYLGMWVTGVIFLIIEQKNAKVRFHATQSILIFGPLSVAGWILGWIPVSGGVISFIVSIVALVLWIVLMVKTYRGEEFEIPVVSNLARQLTGISGTSTSLSNSAQTASAENASKPATDSQKYVPGSRAGRLVGSSISIAWCSALLIFMNFYHQYIAIYHGSTSNGVTIWTRDPILNQDFHQWLPILNVALFVGIAGNIMTIIWDKYLLREPVKMVIDIFSLAAIISLINIFPFDFSSFPDAISIDATRVGVRVVLILAAVGTGIGILVRFIKFVANLSTGKTSYHP